One Paralichthys olivaceus isolate ysfri-2021 chromosome 8, ASM2471397v2, whole genome shotgun sequence genomic region harbors:
- the LOC109639603 gene encoding retinol dehydrogenase 8-like, giving the protein MASPGQKVVLITGCSSGIGLRMAVMLANDEQKRYHVIATMRDLKRKDKLVEAAGDAYGKTLSLAVLDVCSDESVKQCINGIKDRHVDVLINNAGIGLVGPVESIPMEEMKKVFETNVFGVIRMIKEVMPDMKKRKGGHIIVVSSVMGLQGVVFNDVYAASKFAMEGFCESLAVQLLKFNVTLSLIEPGPVHTEFEAKMIQEVKQRDCPGADPDTVHYFKNVYLPSSIDIFEVLGQTPDDVARCTKKVIEASSPRFRNLTNPMYTPIVALKYADETGGLSVHAFYHMLFNMGTLMHVSMTAMKYLTCGCLRSRTISPN; this is encoded by the exons ATGGCGAGTCCCGGACAGAAAGTGGTGCTGATCACTGGCTGCTCCTCCGGTATCGGCCTGAGGATGGCCGTGATGCTGGCAAATGATGAACAGAAGCGTTATCACG TCATCGCCACGATGCGTGACCTGAAACGTAAAGACAAGCTGGTGGAAGCTGCCGGGGATGCGTACGGGAAAACCCTCTCTCTGGCTGTTCTCGACGTCTGCAGCGATGAGTCTGTCAAACAGTGCATTAATGGCATCAAAGATCGACACGTGGATGTCCTGA TCAATAACGCAGGTATCGGCTTGGTGGGTCCCGTGGAGAGCATCCCCAtggaagagatgaagaaagtgTTTGAGACCAACGTCTTTGGAGTGATCCGCATGATAAAGGAGGTGATGCCCgacatgaagaaaagaaaaggaggacaCATCATCGTGGTCAGCAGCGTGATGGGGCTGCAAG gtgtGGTGTTTAATGACGTGTATGCAGCCTCCAAGTTCGCCATGGAGGGATTTTGTGAGAGCTTGGCTGTGCAGCTCTTGAAGTTTAACGTCAC ACTGTCGTTGATTGAGCCGGGTCCAGTACACACAGAATTTGAGGCAAAGATGATTCAGGAGGTGAAACAGAGAGACTGTCCTGGAGCTGATCCTGATACAGTGCATTACTTCAAGAACGTCTACCTTCCTTCTTCTATCGACATCTTCGAGGTACTGGGACAAACACCTGATGACGTCGCCAGA TGCACCAAGAAAGTGATTGAGGCGAGTAGCCCACGTTTCCGTAATCTGACCAACCCGATGTACACCCCCATCGTAGCACTGAAATACGCTGATGAAACTGGAGGCCTGTCTGTCCATGCCTTCTACCACATGCTCTTCAACATGGGCACTCTCATGCACGTCAGCATGACTGCCATGAAGTACCTCACCTGTGGATGTCTGAGGAGCAGAACCATTTCACCAAACTAG